The following nucleotide sequence is from Caldicellulosiruptor saccharolyticus DSM 8903.
AGATAAAAAAAGAGGATGTGCTAAAGGCCAAAGAAGCTCATCCAGAGGCATTGCTTTTGGTTCATCCTGAATGCAGACCTGAAGTTGTTGAGCTTGCTGATTTTGTTGGCAGCACAAAACAGATTATTGACTTTGCAACTTCATCAAAAGCAAAGGAGTTCATAATCGGAACTGAGATGGGAATATTATACAGTTTGAAAAAACGAAATCCTGATAAAAAGTTTTATATTCTCCATCCTGGAATGATATGTCCTAATATGAAGAAAAATACTTTAGAGTCTGTGAGAAATGCTCTTTTGTATGATAGATATGAAATTAATATTGAAGAAAATGTTGTAGAAGGAGCAAGAAAGGCACTTTTGAAAATGCTTGAGCTCAGCTAAATAGAAATTGGGGATGGTTAATTTGGTTGAGTTTAAAAGATATTGTGTTGATTTTGATACGAAAAGTGATGATGTGTTAAAGTTTGATGTTGTTATCGTGGGAACAGGTGTTGCAGGGCTTTATACAACAATTAATCTTGATAGGTCATTAAAAATTGCTCTTATAACAAAAGAGAGTATTCAGATTAGCAACACAACCTTGGCTCAAGGTGGAATTGCCGCGCCACTTAGCCAAGATGACAGTCCTGACATTCACTACATGGATACAATTAAAGCTGGTGCAGGGCTTTGTGATACTCATATGGTAAGAATCTTAGTTGATGAAGCAATAGAGAATATAAACATTTTGCTCAAGATGAACATACCGTTTGATTTGGACGACGAAGGAGAGATTGTATTAGGTCAAGAAGGTGCGCATAGCAGGCGTAGAATTGTCCATGCAAGTGGTGATGCAACAGGAAGGATAATTTCAGAACATCTTGGGCTGAAATTGAAATCATATAATAATGTGACGGTATTTGAAAATACCTTTCTTGTTGATATATTGACTGATGATGATAAAGCAATTGGAGTTGTACTTAAAAGAAAAGATAAAAATCTGATAATATTTGCAAGATATATCGTGCTTGCATCTGGTGGTTATGGGTATTTATACAAGTACACTACCAACCCTGAAGTAACAACTGGAGATGGTTGCGCAGCAGCCCTGAGGTGTGGTACAAAGTTAGTTGATATGGAGCTTGTGCAGTTTCATCCAACAGTATTATATCATGAAAAGAACAAGAGCTTTTTGATATCAGAGGCTGTAAGAGGCGAAGGTGGAATCCTTTAT
It contains:
- the nadB gene encoding L-aspartate oxidase, with protein sequence MVEFKRYCVDFDTKSDDVLKFDVVIVGTGVAGLYTTINLDRSLKIALITKESIQISNTTLAQGGIAAPLSQDDSPDIHYMDTIKAGAGLCDTHMVRILVDEAIENINILLKMNIPFDLDDEGEIVLGQEGAHSRRRIVHASGDATGRIISEHLGLKLKSYNNVTVFENTFLVDILTDDDKAIGVVLKRKDKNLIIFARYIVLASGGYGYLYKYTTNPEVTTGDGCAAALRCGTKLVDMELVQFHPTVLYHEKNKSFLISEAVRGEGGILYNINNERFMPMYHPQAELAPRDIVSRSIYFEMKRTNSHNVFLDITHLNSQFIKKRFPNIYKTCLELGLDITKERIPVAPAQHYSMGGVLADEFGKTTVENLFVCGEAAGTRVHGANRLASNSLLEGLVFGRRIAEYINSRNIGEVKEKDVHYFSKDSEEFKGDVISEIEILRSKMSEFAGIVRNNEGLENLISYILDKLSTLSKVKLQTPKQIEYYNMLLIGYTVVSAALMRKESRGSHYREDFPYQDDVNWKKHLVFSLNGWEVLE